One genomic region from Argentina anserina chromosome 2, drPotAnse1.1, whole genome shotgun sequence encodes:
- the LOC126783925 gene encoding uncharacterized protein LOC126783925 — protein sequence MCWGTFSKLYIDDVVVKSKKKEDHIENLRTVFTRMRKQKLRMNPAKCIFGVRAEDFLGFIVHERGIEVAEDKAKAVLDTPAPRNKKELQSLLGKINFLRRFISNSAGKTAVFSPLLKLKADQEFQWGPTQQAAFDKIKEYLTHPPVLRPPRPGIPLKLYISASPYSIAGLIAHDGDGEGGKKVEHAVYYLSRTLLDAETRYSPIERLCLALYFAVYTLKGATGHAVSDFLLHHPIVEDIDDHNVVVSFVHTQPWVLYFDGSSTDHLSGAGVTLVNPSGVRHCYSFQLEWKCTNNHAEYEAIIIGLELLLDLEVTEVEVLDDSLLVINQLKGIYKCNNFALLLFLERASELLDQFADVMLDYIPRERNFAANELAQLATGIRLADGVRESILKVQRRTLPSFMARKEVNDEWLVAVIDTIDVDWRQSIIQYFTDPSAPVDKRVRYFATTYVLRGGELLRRPEDGLYLRCIYGAEAKRCLREVHCGNCGSHQAGPKMRWLIRRYDFYWPTMLKDCISFAQGCIECQMHGPVQHVPDVPLQPIIKPWLGRGWALDFIGEIHHNSSLQHKHILLATDFFTKWVEAIPVKTTSSEVITDFIFKYIITRYGIPKCLVADRGAGFMAEKTQKFLAGYGIKFLHSSPYYASEWPGRS from the exons ATGTGCTGGGGGACATTCTCAAAGTTGTATATAGATGACGTGGTAGTCAAGTCTAAGAAGAAGGAAGATCACATCGAGAATTTGCGGACAGTGTTCACCAGGATGAGAAAGCAGAAGCTTAGGATGAACCCAGCTAAATGCATTTTTGGGGTTCGAGCAGAAGACTTCTTGGGTTTCATAGTGCATGAAAGAGGTATTGAGGTCGCGGAAGATAAGGCTAAAGCTGTGTTAGATACGCCGGCACCAAGGAACAAGAAGGAACTTCAGAGTTTGCTCGGGAAAATAAACTTCCTTCGACGCTTCATTTCTAATTCCGCTGGCAAAACCGCAGTCTTCTCTCCTTTGCTGAAGCTTAAGGCGGATCAAGAATTTCAGTGGGGACCTACGCAACAGGCAGCTTTTGACAAAATCAAGGAATACCTTACTCATCCACCTGTTCTTAGACCCCCACGGCCGGGAATACCTTTGAAGTTATACATCTCTGCATCTCCTTACTCCATCGCAGGACTCATTGCACATGATGGTGATGGAGAGGGGGGCAAGAAGGTTGAACATGCGGTTTATTACTTGAGCCGAACCTTGTTAGACGCTGAAACTAGATACTCGCCCATTGAGAGGTTATGTTTAGCTCTGTACTTCGCAG TATACACCCTTAAAGGCGCTACAGGACATGCAGTGTCCGATTTCTTGTTGCATCATCCTATTGTGGAGGACATTGACGACCATAATGTGGTTGTTTCCTTCGTTCACACTCAGCCTTGGGTTTTATACTTCGATGGTAGCAGCACCGATCACTTGTCCGGAGCGGGTGTTACATTGGTTAATCCCTCTGGCGTCAGACATTGTTACTCTTTCCAGCTGGAGTGGAAGTGCACTAACAATCACGCAGAATATGAGGCCATCATCATTGGTTTGGAGTTGTTGCTTGATCTGGAGGTCACCGAGGTGGAGGTATTAGATGATTCCCTCTTAGTCATTAACCAGCTCAAGGGGATCTACAAGTGTAACAACTTTGCATTACTCCTTTTTTTGGAACGAGCATCGGAATTGTTAGACCAATTTGCCGATGTGATGCTTGATTATATTCCTCGCGAACGAAATTTCGCTGCCAATGAATTAGCACAGTTGGCTACGGGCATTCGCTTGGCAGATGGCGTTCGCGAGAGCATTTTGAAGGTTCAGAGACGCACATTACCTTCCTTTATGGCAAGAAAGGAGGTTAACGATGAATGGTTGGTAGCTGTTATTGATACTATTGATGTAGATTGGCGGCAATCGATTATCCAGTACTTCACTGATCCTTCTGCACCGGTGGACAAGAGGGTTAGATATTTTGCTACTACCTACGTCCTTCGAGGCGGTGAACTATTGCGCAGGCCAGAAGATGGCTTGTACCTACGATGCATTTATGGAGCTGAGGCTAAGAGGTGCTTGCGAGAGGTTCACTGTGGCAATTGTGGTTCTCACCAAGCCGGTCCAAAGATGCGTTGGCTCATTCGCcgatatgatttttattggcCTACCATGCTCAAGGACTGCATCAGTTTCGCACAGGGTTGCATTGAATGTCAAATGCATGGGCCAGTCCAGCATGTGCCTGACGTTCCTCTACAACCAATCATTAAACCTTGGCTGGGTCGCGGCTGGGCTTTAGACTTTATTGGGGAGATTCACCACAATTCTTCCTTGCAGCACAAGCACATTCTCTTGGCTACAGATTTCTTCACCAAATGGGTCGAGGCCATACCAGTCAAGACGACGTCTTCAGAGGTGATCACGGACTTcatcttcaaatatattatcacCAGGTATGGTATTCCAAAATGTTTGGTTGCAGACAGGGGGGCAGGTTTCATGGCTGAGAAGACCCAGAAATTCCTAGCTGGCTATGGGATCAAGTTTCTGCATTCCAGTCCTTATTATGCAAGCGAATGGCCAGGCAGAAGCTAG